One region of Brassica napus cultivar Da-Ae chromosome A10, Da-Ae, whole genome shotgun sequence genomic DNA includes:
- the LOC106420526 gene encoding uncharacterized protein LOC106420526 — protein MWSVTGALGVAVPTAAACRTKPLLVSSNLLPKQTKKLHLSPQQQPLSLASQFSSSSFRTAATSVEQQSDNKGESTKYYFLVANAKFMLDEEEHFQEQLFERLRYYGENEKELDFWLVIEPKFLDKFPKITQRLRRPAVALVSTNGPWITFMKLRLDRVLADSFEATSLDEALAFTPTTLEFDKPKNWVAPYPKYEPGWWETFLPKAKQESVA, from the exons ATGTGGAGCGTCACCGGAGCATTGGGCGTGGCGGTGCCTACCGCCGCCGCTTGCCGTACGAAACCATTACTCGTCTCATCCAACCTTCTTCCCAAGCAGACGAAGAAGCTCCATCTCTCTCCGCAGCAGCAGCCTCTGTCTCTAGCATCACaattctcctcctcctctttcaGAACAGCTGCCACCTCCGTTGAACAACAGTCTGATAATAAG GGAGAGAGCACTAAGTACTACTTCCTGGTTGCGAACGCCAAGTTCATGCTTGACGAAGAGGAACACTTTCAGGAGCAGTTGTTTGAGCGTCTTCGATACTACGGAGAGAATGAGAAAGAGCTAGACTTCTGGCTTGTCATCGAGCCTAAGTTCCTCGACAAGTTCCCAAAGATCACTCAAAGGCTCCGTCGCCCTGCCGTCGCTCTTGTTTCCACCAATGGTCCCTGGATCAC GTTTATGAAGTTAAGGTTGGATCGAGTTCTAGCCGATTCCTTTGAAGCGACCTCTCTTGATGAAGCCTTGGCCTTCACTCCAACCACTCTAGAGTTCGATAAGCCTAAGAATTGGGTGGCGCCGTACCCCAAGTATGAACCTGGCTGGTGGGAAACCTTCTTGCCTAAAGCAAAACAAGAATCAGTAGCATAG
- the LOC106420263 gene encoding bifunctional bis(5'-adenosyl)-triphosphatase/adenylylsulfatase FHIT isoform X2, with the protein MLKLQVSGKAILSTVRCRRQMSTSSSFVFGPYKIDPREVFYATPLSYAMVNLRPLLPGHVLVCPRRLVPRFTDLTADETSDLWLTAQKVGSRIETFHKASSLTLAIQDGPQAGQSVPHVHIHVLPRKGGDFEKNDEIYDAIDEKEKELKQKLDLDKDRVDRSIEEMADEASQYRSLFDC; encoded by the exons ATGCTGAAGCTACAAGTAAGCGGGAAGGCGATCTTGTCCACTGTTCGCTGTCGGAGACAG ATGTCGACTTCTTCTTCCTTCGTCTTTGGGCCTTACAAGATCGATCCGCGTGAAGTGTTCTACGCAACTCCTCTCTCTTACGCCATGGTTAATCTCCGTCCCCTTCTTCCTG GTCATGTTCTTGTCTGCCCGAGACGCCTTGTGCCGCGCTTTACTGATCTCACAGCTGATGAGACCAGCGATCTCTGGCTTACTGCTCAGAAGGTTGGCTCTCGGATTGAGACCTTCCATAAAGCATCTTCTCTCACATTAGCCATCCAA GATGGCCCTCAGGCGGGACAGAGTGTTCCTCATGTGCACATTCACGTCTTGCCTCGTAAAGGCGGTGACTTTGAGAAGAATGATGAGATTTACGATGCA ATTGATGAGAAGGAGAAGGAACTTAAGCAGAAGCTTGATCTTGACAAAGACCGTGTTGATAGGAGCATCGAGGAGATGGCTGACGAGGCTTCGCAGTACAGGTCTCTTTTCGATTGCTAG
- the LOC106420263 gene encoding bifunctional bis(5'-adenosyl)-triphosphatase/adenylylsulfatase FHIT isoform X1 has translation MLKLQVSGKAILSTVRCRRQARVSGKAILSTVRCRRQMSTSSSFVFGPYKIDPREVFYATPLSYAMVNLRPLLPGHVLVCPRRLVPRFTDLTADETSDLWLTAQKVGSRIETFHKASSLTLAIQDGPQAGQSVPHVHIHVLPRKGGDFEKNDEIYDAIDEKEKELKQKLDLDKDRVDRSIEEMADEASQYRSLFDC, from the exons ATGCTGAAGCTACAAGTAAGCGGGAAGGCGATCTTGTCCACTGTTCGCTGTCGGAGACAGGCAAGAGTAAGCGGGAAGGCGATCTTGTCCACTGTTCGTTGTCGGAGACAG ATGTCGACTTCTTCTTCCTTCGTCTTTGGGCCTTACAAGATCGATCCGCGTGAAGTGTTCTACGCAACTCCTCTCTCTTACGCCATGGTTAATCTCCGTCCCCTTCTTCCTG GTCATGTTCTTGTCTGCCCGAGACGCCTTGTGCCGCGCTTTACTGATCTCACAGCTGATGAGACCAGCGATCTCTGGCTTACTGCTCAGAAGGTTGGCTCTCGGATTGAGACCTTCCATAAAGCATCTTCTCTCACATTAGCCATCCAA GATGGCCCTCAGGCGGGACAGAGTGTTCCTCATGTGCACATTCACGTCTTGCCTCGTAAAGGCGGTGACTTTGAGAAGAATGATGAGATTTACGATGCA ATTGATGAGAAGGAGAAGGAACTTAAGCAGAAGCTTGATCTTGACAAAGACCGTGTTGATAGGAGCATCGAGGAGATGGCTGACGAGGCTTCGCAGTACAGGTCTCTTTTCGATTGCTAG
- the LOC106420473 gene encoding formin-like protein 13 yields MALFRKLFYRKPPDGLLEICDRVFVFDCCFSSDSWEEENYKVYMAGVVNQLQEHFPDASSLVFNFREVGTRSVMADVLSEHGLTIMDYPRHYEGCSLLPVEVMHHFLRSSESWLSLGPSNLLLMHCERGAWPVLAFMLAALLIYRKQYSGELKTLDMIYKQAPRELLQLFSPLNPMPSQCRYLQYVSRRNLVSEWPPLDRALTMDCVILRFVPDVSGQGGFRPIFRVYGQDPLFVDDKKPKLLYSTPKKGKHLRVYKQAECELVKIDINCHVQGDIVIECLSLNDDLVREVMLFRVVFNTAFIRSNILMLNRDEVDTLWHIKDQFPKGFRVELLFSDMDAASSVDVMDFSCLEEKDGLPIEVFSKVQELFNQVDWADQTDATRNMLQHLAIANAVHERPEGGNSSPRLQGLSPRSIHDLVKQTAMDSNAKIKLSSVSEVETVDSPEKQPTGTAKKFIAEDTHSVLQISSQDATKLSGQESPSLKLVHHSATVKPFVDGSEFSEKAEENNGKLVSFASSTPSLPHPTIASLPPVAAPPPPSPPPVPTVASQPSEKLQHSVVQPAETVSQGNSWVSLAGSTFNQTTPNEKHPVTLPPTSLASDVSPQESSRITKSSSVLPSATLSADPTKPPIGAPNDVASPLGQPARLPPPVSKSDKTHELPQPPPPPPPPPPPPPPPMQYSDQNTVAAVSPPIPSPAPAITASPVSNSDKTHGLPRPPPPPPPPPMQHSDENTVARVSPPVPPPPPAIAASPPPPPPPAPPIPQSHGNSAMKSSPPAPPRPPAPPAPPNAPPPPGQMKAPSAPPPPPLGQMRSPSAPPPPPKLGTKPSPSSGTGVPPTPALPGGSLSSGKGRMLRVNSKNTAKKLKPYHWLKLTRAVNGSLWAETQMSSEASKAPEIDMTELESLFSSAPEEAGKSRLNSSRGPKPEKVQLIEHRRAYNCEIMLSKVKVPLQDLMHSVLNLEESALDADQVENLIKFCPTREEMELLKGYTGDVDKLGKCELFFLEMMKVPRVETKLRVFSFKIQFRSQISELKNSLSVVNSAAEQIKNSEKFKRIMQTVLSLGNALNQGTARGAAVGFKLDSLPKLSETRARNNRMTLMHYLCKILAEKMPEVLDFTKDLSSLEPSTKIQLKFLAEEMQAINKGLEKVVQELSLSENDGPISHNFNKILKEFLLYAEAEVRSLASLYSGVGRNVDGLILYFGEDPAKCPFEQVVSTLLNFVRLFNRAHEENGKQLEAEAKKKAEEEKSKTSEVDKESRKPLSLEEQVKKEKTKISGFDKETKEPLDDGTPA; encoded by the exons aTGGCCTTGTTTCGCAAATTGTTCTACCGCAAGCCTCCAGATGGTTTGCTCGAGATTTGCGACCGAGTTTTCG TGTTCGACTGCTGTTTCTCCTCTGATTCTTGGGAAGAAGAGAACTACAAAGTTTACATGGCGGgagttgtcaaccagctccagGAACACTTCCCTGATGCATCCTCTCTTGTCTTTAATTTCCGTGAAGTGGGTACTCGTAGCGTGATGGCTGATGTCTTATCAGAACACGGCTTGACCATAATGGATTATCCTCGCCACTACGAAGGCTGCTCTTTATTGCCTGTGGAAGTCATGCACCATTTTCTCCGCTCAAGTGAAAGCTGGCTCTCGCTTGGTCCAAGTAACTTGTTGCTTATGCATTGCGAGCGAGGGGCTTGGCCTGTTTTGGCTTTTATGCTAGCTGCGCTGCTTATATACAGGAAGCAGTATAGTGGTGAGTTAAAGACTTTGGACATGATCTACAAGCAGGCTCCGCGTGAGCTTCTGCAGTTGTTCTCGCCGCTGAACCCAATGCCTTCTCAGTGTCGCTATCTACAGTACGTGTCTAGAAGGAATCTGGTCTCTGAATGGCCTCCACTTGATAGGGCTCTTACTATGGACTGTGTTATTTTGAGATTTGTTCCTGATGTGAGTGGACAAGGAGGTTTTCGCCCAATCTTCCGGGTGTATGGTCAGGATCCGCTTTTTGTTGATGATAAAAAGCCCAAGCTTTTGTACTCTACTCCCAAGAAAGGGAAACACCTTAGGGTCTATAAGCAG GCAGAATGTGAGTTAGTCAAGATTGACATTAATTGTCATGTTCAAGGTGATATCGTGATTGAGTGCCTCAGTTTGAACGACGACCTGGTAAGAGAGGTCATGTTGTTTCGAGTGGTTTTCAACACAGCTTTTATTAGATCAAACATCTTGATGCTTAACCGTGACGAAGTTGACACATTATGGCATATTAAAGACCAATTCCCAAAGGGATTCAGAGTTGAG CTTCTCTTCTCAGATATGGATGCTGCTTCATCTGTTGACGTGATGGATTTTTCGTGCTTGGAGGAGAAAGATGGTCTTCCAATAGAAGTTTTTTCCAAAGTTCAGGAGCTCTTCAATCAAGTTGACTGGGCTGATCAGACGGATGCCACTCGCAATATGCTTCAGCATTTAGCTATTGCAAATGCTGTCCATGAAAGACCAGAGGGGGGGAATTCAAGCCCAAGACTACAAGGGTTAAGCCCCAGAAGTATCCATGATTTAGTGAAACAGACAGCAATGGATAGTAATGCAAAGATAAAATTGTCTTCAGTGTCCGAGGTTGAAACGGTGGACTCACCGGAGAAACAACCTACTGGTACAGCCAAGAAGTTTATAGCAGAAGATACGCATTCTGTCCTTCAGATAAGTAGCCAGGATGCAACAAAGTTGTCAGGTCAAGAGTCCCCTTCTCTCAAGCTTGTGCATCATTCTGCAACGGTTAAACCTTTTGTGGACGGTTCTGAATTCTCTGAAAAAGCCGAGGAAAATAATGGGAAACTGGTCTCATTTGCGTCTTCCACGCCGTCACTACCTCATCCTACTATAGCATCGTTGCCTCCAGTAGCAGCACCTCCCCCTCCTTCACCTCCTCCGGTTCCAACTGTTGCTTCTCAACCGTCAGAAAAGTTGCAGCATTCTGTTGTCCAACCGGCTGAAACAGTTTCACAGGGAAATTCGTGGGTGTCATTAGCTGGCTCTACATTTAATCAAACAACTCCAAACGAAAAACATCCCGTGACACTGCCTCCAACTTCTCTTGCATCCGATGTTTCTCCTCAGGAGTCTTCTAGAATAACAAAATCATCGTCGGTTCTTCCATCTGCTACATTATCAGCTGATCCTACCAAACCTCCAATAGGAGCTCCCAATGATGTGGCTTCACCTCTTGGACAACCGGCGAGATTACCTCCTCCAGTGTCTAAGTCAGACAAAACACATGAGTTACCTCAACCGCCACCTCCTCCCCCTCCtccccctcctcctcctcctcctccaatgCAGTATTCAGATCAGAACACAGTCGCTGCAGTTTCCCCTCCTATACCATCCCCAGCACCAGCTATCACTGCCTCTCCAGTGTCTAACTCAGACAAAACACATGGGTTACCCCGACCGCCACCTCCCCCACCTCCTCCTCCAATGCAGCATTCAGACGAGAATACAGTGGCTAGAGTTTCCCCTCCTGTACCACCCCCACCGCCAGCTATAGCTGCCTCTCCtccccctcctcctcctccagcacCACCAATACCACAATCTCATGGAAACTCTGCCATGAAAAGCTCACCTCCTGCACCTCCACGGCCTCCTGCTCCTCCTGCCCCTCCAAACGCACCACCTCCACCAGGTCAGATGAAGGCACCGTCAGCACCACCTCCACCTCCTTTAGGTCAGATGAGGTCACCATCAGCACCACCCCCTCCTCCGAAATTAGGAACTAAGCCATCCCCATCTTCTGGTACTGGTGTGCCTCCGACGCCTGCTTTACCAGGTGGGTCTCTTTCATCAGGAAAAGGGAGAATGTTACGTGTAAATTCAAAGAATACAGCCAAAAAGTTGAAGCCATACCACTGGTTGAAACTGACAAGAGCTGTTAATGGGAGCTTATGGGCGGAAACACAAATGTCTAGCGAAGCTTCTAA GGCTCCTGAGATTGACATGACAGAGCTCGAAAGTCTTTTCTCATCTGCTCCAGAAGAGGCAGGAAAGTCGAGACTAAATAGCTCTCGTGGACCTAAACCCGAGAAAGTCCAACTG ATTGAACACAGGCGAGCATACAATTGTGAAATTATGCTTTCAAAAGTGAAAGTACCTCTGCAGGATTTGATG CACTCAGTGCTTAACCTGGAGGAATCCGCTCTTGATGCTGATCAGGTTGAGAATCTAATCAAGTTTTGTCCAACAAGAGAAGAAATGGAATTACTTAAG GGTTACACTGGTGACGTGGACAAGCTTGGAAAATGCGAGCTG TTCTTCTTAGAGATGATGAAAGTCCCACGAGTGGAAACAAAGCTCAGGGTGTTCTCATTCAAAATTCAGTTCCGTTCTCAG ATCTCTGAACTCAAGAATAGTCTAAGTGTTGTGAACTCCGCAGCAGAACAG ATAAAGAATTCTGAGAAATTCAAAAGAATAATGCAGACAGTTTTGTCCCTTGGAAACGCCCTAAACCAGGGGACGGCTAGAG GTGCCGCGGTGGGGTTTAAGCTGGACAGTCTGCCAAAACTCAGTGAAACACGGGCGCGTAATAACCGTATGACTCTGATGCATTATCTATGCAAG ATTCTTGCTGAGAAAATGCCAGAAGTTTTAGATTTCACGAAAGATTTATCCTCACTGGAGCCTTCAACAAAG ATTCAACTGAAGTTTTTGGCGGAGGAGATGCAAGCCATAAACAAGGGACTGGAGAAAGTcgtacaagaactctccttgtcCGAAAATGATGGCCCAATCTCACACAACTTTAACAAG ATACTGAAGGAGTTCCTTCTTTATGCGGAAGCAGAAGTAAGGTCCTTGGCTTCACTCTATTCCGGAGTG GGACGAAACGTGGATGGCTTAATTCTCTACTTTGGCGAAGACCCAGCTAAATGTCCATTTGAACAGG TGGTGTCGACCCTTCTAAACTTTGTAAGACTGTTCAACCGCGCGCATGAAGAAAACGGAAAACAACTTGAGGCAGAAGCTAAGAAGAAAGCTGAAGAAGAGAAATCAAAAACAAGTGAAGTAGATAAAGAAAGCAGGAAGCCCTTGTCCTTGGAGGAACAAGTTAAgaaggagaaaacaaaaataagtggATTTGATAAAGAAACGAAGGAGCCACTGGATGATGGAACCCCTGCTTGA
- the LOC106420262 gene encoding histone-binding protein MSI1-like yields the protein MAKDDVEMRGEAEERIINEDYKIWKKNTPFLYDLVITHALEWPSLTVEWLPSRDEPPGQNYSVQKMLLGTHTSDNEPNYLMIAQVQLPLEDTESEARQYDDDRSEFGGFGCASGKVQVIQQIVHEGEVNRARYMPQNPFLIATKTVSAEVFLFDYSKHPSKPALDGACNPDMKLKGHSSEGYGLSWSTLKEGHLLSGADDAQICLWDVSATPQSNVLDAQQIFKAHEGVVEDVAWHMQHAHLFGSVGDDQYLHIWDLRSPSPSGPVKSVEAHSMEVNCLAFNPVNEWIVATGSTDKTVKLFDLRMLNSALHTFESHKEEVFQVGWNPNNETILASCCLGRRLIVWDVSRINDEQTAEDAEDGPPELLFIHGGHTSKVSDFSWNPCEDWIISSVSEDNILQIWQMAENIYHDEDDGPGTVEEPTNGS from the exons ATGGCGAAAGACGACGTGGAGATGCGAGGGGAGGCCGAGGAGCGTATAATCAACGAAGACTACAAGATCTGGAAGAAGAACACTCCTTTCCTCTACGACCTCGTCATCACTCACGCTCTCGAGTGGCCTTCCCTTACCGTTGAATGGCTCCCCAGCCGCGATGAGCCTCCCGGTCAAAACTACTCCGTCCAGAAGATGCTTCTCGGTACCCACACTTCCGATAACGAACCCAATTATCTCATGATTGCCCAGGTTCAGCTTCCCCTTGAAGACACCGAGAGCGAAGCGCGTCAATACGACGACGATCGCTCCGAGTTTGGTGGGTTTGGCTGCGCCTCCGGAAAG GTGCAAGTGATCCAGCAGATAGTTCACGAAGGTGAGGTGAACCGAGCTCGATACATGCCTCAGAACCCTTTCTTGATTGCCACCAAGACGGTTAGTGCGGAGGTGTTTCTGTTTGATTACAGCAAGCACCCGTCTAAGCCAGCGCTTGATGGGGCTTGCAATCCTGATATGAAGCTCAAGGGTCACAGCTCTGAAGGCTATGGGCTGTCTTGGAGTACCTTGAAGGAAGGTCATTTGCTCAGCGGCGCTGATGACGCTCAGATCTGCTTGTGGGATGTTAGCGCCACTCCTCAAAGCAATGTTCTTGACGCTCAGCAGATCTTCAAG gcTCATGAAGGCGTCGTGGAAGATGTTGCATGGCATATGCAACATGCACACCTGTTTGGATCCGTTGGAGATGATCAATACCTTCATATATGGGATCTTCGTTCTCCTTCTCCCAGTGGACCAGTAAAGTCTGTGGAAGCTCACTCCATGGAG GTTAACTGCTTAGCTTTCAATCCAGTGAATGAGTGGATTGTGGCAACAGGGTCAACTGATAAGACTGTTAAATTATTCGATCTACGGATGCTAAACAGCGCTCTTCACACATTTGAAAGCCATAA GGAAGAGGTTTTCCAAGTTGGCTGGAACCCAAACAACGAGACAATCTTAGCCTCATGTTGCCTTGGAAGACGGCTTATTGTTTGGGACGTTAGCAG GATCAACGACGAACAGACAGCAGAGGATGCAGAGGACGGCCCACCGGAGCTGCTGTTTATCCATGGTGGTCACACCAGCAAAGTTTCAGATTTCTCGTGGAACCCTTGTGAAGATTGGATTATATCCAGTGTATCTGAGGACAACATACTCCAAATATGGCAAATGGCTGAGAACATTTATCATGACGAGGATGATGGTCCAGGTACAGTGGAAGAACCAACGAATGGTTCTTAG